In Xenorhabdus griffiniae, the genomic window GGTGATCGAAACGAATAATCAGATTATTATGCAGGCTATTTAACCTGGCCATGAATTGACACAAAAATTTCTTCCGGCAATCCTTGCGATGAATGCTATCGTGAGTATAATGCGCGACGATTTGCTGGGAGAAAACATGAAAAATTGCGCTGTAACACAACACCAAGCTAACGAAACACTGTCTGCTGGCAGCGTCATTGCGTTGTTTTTCCCATTGCTTAACCGAACATTTAAAAAGCCCCTCAATTGAGGGGCTTTTTTTTGCCTGACCAGTCCAAGGCTAGAAGTCATAAAAGAGGAACGTAAACATGGCTAATCCGTTATATCGCAAGCATATCATTTCAATTAATGATCTGAGCCGCGCAGATCTGGAACTGGTATTGCAGACGGCCGCTGCATTAAAAGCCAATCCACAGACTGATTTACTGAAACACAAGGTGATAGCGAGTTGCTTCTTTGAAGCCTCCACACGTACCCGTCTCTCTTTTGAGACCGCCATTCAGCGGCTCGGCGCTTCCGTTGTGGGCTTCGCTGACAGTAGTAATACTTCACTGGGTAAAAAGGGTGAAACGCTGGCTGATACCATTTCCATTATCAGCCAATACGCCGATGCAATCGTTATGCGTCACCCACAGGAAGGTGCGGCACGACTGGCTTCTGAGTTTTCCGGCCACATCCCTGTTATCAACGCCGGCGATGGCGCAAACCAGCATCCAACCCAAACGTTGCTCGACCTGTTCACCATCCAAGAAACGCAGGGCAGGCTGGAAAACCTGAAAATTGCGATGGTCGGTGATTTGAAATATGGTCGTACTGTTCATTCACTGACACAAGCATTGGCGAAGTTTAACGGCAACCATTTCTGTTTTATCGCTCCAGATGCACTTGCCATGCCAAGCTATATTCTGCATATGCTGGAAGAAAAACAGGTGAGTTACAGCCTCCACAATAACTTTGAAGATGTGTTGCCCGAACTGGATATTCTGTATATGACCCGTGTCCAGAAAGAGCGTCTTGACCCTTCAGAATATGCCAACATCAAGGCTCAGTTTGTCCTGCGCGCGGCGGATCTGATGAATGTTAAAGAGAACCTGAAAGTCCTACACCCGCTGCCACGTATTGATGAAATTACGGTAGATGTCGATAAAACACCATACGCTTACTACTTCCAGCAAGCAGGAAATGGCATTTTTGCCCGTCAGGCATTATTATCGCTGGTATTGAATGAAGATGTTGTTATAGACCGCTAAGAAAAATATATACGCATTAAACTTCAAGTCGCCATTTACAACACGATATGAAACCTGATTTCTCCCCCGCTTCGCGGGGAGAAATCACACGCATCTTGAAGTTAGATTGGTATATAGCCATTAATATTATGATTAAGGATATTACACCTTAGTCATAATATTGTTTTTTTAGAACACCTTTTATACCCAATAAATTTCAAGTTGCAGCTTACAAATCAATGTAATTGTTTATACCTCCCATTATTACCTAACGCAATTTTCTGTCACACCAATAAATATAACAAATAGTGACAATTTAAACTCCAATAATTAACTTCAAATACGAACATGTTTTAAAGCCCTTTTCTTATTTTAACCTGTT contains:
- the pyrB gene encoding aspartate carbamoyltransferase; amino-acid sequence: MANPLYRKHIISINDLSRADLELVLQTAAALKANPQTDLLKHKVIASCFFEASTRTRLSFETAIQRLGASVVGFADSSNTSLGKKGETLADTISIISQYADAIVMRHPQEGAARLASEFSGHIPVINAGDGANQHPTQTLLDLFTIQETQGRLENLKIAMVGDLKYGRTVHSLTQALAKFNGNHFCFIAPDALAMPSYILHMLEEKQVSYSLHNNFEDVLPELDILYMTRVQKERLDPSEYANIKAQFVLRAADLMNVKENLKVLHPLPRIDEITVDVDKTPYAYYFQQAGNGIFARQALLSLVLNEDVVIDR